A section of the Geoanaerobacter pelophilus genome encodes:
- the dxs gene encoding 1-deoxy-D-xylulose-5-phosphate synthase: protein MLSHPELVTLAAELRTEIIETCSKNGGHLAPSLGVVELTLALHRIFDTAKDRIIWDVGHQAYAHKLITGRKDSFHTLRTLDGISGFPKRAESEHDHFDVGHSSTSISAATGMAVARDLLKGTNKVIAVIGDGSMTGGIAYEGLNHAGHLNKDLVVILNDNEMSIAENVGALSNFLSRTITNEFVHKIKKDLESFLEGLDSVGHSVLKVAKRAEESLKGLFTPGMLFEAFGFEYIGPIDGHDVELLTETFEKVKRFDDAVLIHVVTKKGKGYPPAEKNPSLFHGVGPFDIATGKVIKGKGGAASYTGIFGDVIRKIASEDERLVAITAAMPDGTGLSPFAKEFPERFFDVGIAEQHGVTFAAGIAAKGLRPVFAVYSSFLQRAYDQIFHDVCLQNLPVTFAIDRAGVVGSDGPTHHGVFDLSFLRHLPNMVVMAPKDENELQHMLFTSVNYEGPSAVRYPRGNGLGVPLDQQLRTLPIGKSELLRSGTDGLILAVGTMVSPCFAVAEALAKEGMNLAVVNARFIKPLDSELIIDLIRTTNGPVFTAEENAIQGGFGSSILELIEESGFSGIRVIRIGYPDRFIEQGEQAELKSRYGLDEAGLEATIKKALKL, encoded by the coding sequence ATGCTTTCGCACCCTGAACTGGTAACCTTAGCTGCGGAACTTCGCACCGAGATTATTGAGACCTGTTCGAAAAACGGTGGTCATCTTGCTCCAAGCCTCGGGGTTGTTGAGTTGACCCTTGCCCTGCACCGTATATTCGACACTGCGAAAGATCGCATTATATGGGATGTCGGACATCAGGCCTATGCCCACAAGCTCATCACCGGCAGAAAAGACTCTTTTCACACGCTGCGCACTTTGGACGGCATTAGTGGCTTTCCGAAAAGGGCGGAGTCGGAACATGATCATTTTGACGTAGGGCACTCTTCAACCTCGATTTCTGCAGCTACCGGCATGGCGGTGGCTCGTGACTTGCTCAAAGGAACAAACAAGGTAATTGCCGTTATCGGCGACGGATCAATGACTGGTGGGATTGCCTATGAAGGGCTAAATCATGCCGGGCACTTGAATAAGGATCTGGTTGTCATCCTCAATGATAACGAGATGTCCATTGCCGAGAATGTGGGGGCTCTTTCAAATTTCTTATCAAGAACGATAACCAATGAATTTGTCCACAAAATCAAAAAGGATCTCGAATCTTTTCTGGAAGGTCTAGACAGTGTAGGCCACAGTGTGTTGAAAGTTGCGAAGAGGGCTGAAGAGTCGCTAAAAGGGTTATTCACGCCAGGCATGCTCTTTGAGGCCTTTGGATTTGAATACATCGGGCCTATTGATGGTCATGATGTGGAATTGCTCACCGAGACCTTCGAGAAGGTCAAGCGTTTCGATGATGCAGTATTAATCCATGTTGTTACCAAAAAAGGGAAAGGTTACCCGCCTGCAGAAAAGAACCCTTCATTGTTCCATGGCGTGGGCCCTTTTGATATTGCGACCGGAAAGGTTATTAAAGGGAAGGGGGGCGCTGCGTCTTATACCGGCATTTTTGGCGATGTCATCCGGAAGATTGCCTCTGAGGATGAGCGATTGGTTGCTATTACTGCCGCAATGCCTGATGGGACTGGGCTTTCTCCATTTGCCAAAGAGTTCCCCGAACGCTTTTTTGATGTAGGTATTGCAGAGCAACATGGCGTTACCTTTGCTGCAGGTATTGCCGCAAAAGGTTTGCGGCCGGTATTTGCTGTTTATTCATCTTTTTTGCAGCGAGCCTATGATCAGATATTTCACGATGTCTGCTTGCAAAATTTGCCGGTAACTTTTGCAATTGATCGTGCCGGGGTTGTTGGTAGTGACGGCCCCACCCACCATGGGGTGTTTGATCTGTCTTTTCTGCGTCACTTGCCCAACATGGTAGTTATGGCGCCAAAAGACGAAAACGAACTGCAGCATATGCTTTTCACCTCAGTTAATTATGAGGGCCCTTCAGCAGTACGCTATCCTCGTGGCAACGGATTAGGCGTGCCGCTTGACCAGCAATTACGAACACTACCCATCGGTAAGTCCGAACTGCTTCGCAGTGGTACGGATGGGTTAATACTTGCGGTGGGTACCATGGTTTCTCCTTGTTTTGCCGTTGCTGAAGCTCTCGCCAAGGAGGGGATGAATCTAGCAGTGGTAAATGCACGTTTTATTAAGCCGTTAGACTCGGAGTTAATTATCGATTTGATTCGTACTACCAATGGGCCAGTATTCACTGCCGAAGAGAATGCCATTCAAGGTGGTTTTGGCTCATCAATTCTAGAGCTGATCGAAGAAAGTGGATTTTCAGGTATCAGGGTCATTCGTATCGGCTATCCTGATCGTTTTATTGAACAGGGTGAGCAAGCAGAATTGAAATCACGGTATGGCTTAGATGAAGCTGGACTTGAGGCAACCATAAAAAAAGCGCTTAAATTATAA
- the xseA gene encoding exodeoxyribonuclease VII large subunit: protein MDLFTGKRILTVTQFTNLVSGILEENFDHVWIEGEVSNLSTPTSGHIYFTLKDANAQVRAVIFRASARILKFKITDGMQLIARGRVSVFAPRGEYQLITEYVEPKGIGALQLSFLQLKERLHKEGLFSEARKKPVPRLPQRVGIVTSPTGAAIHDILHVLDRRFSNIHLLLNPVRVQGEGAAAEIASAIRDFNRYGKVDVIIVGRGGGSIEDLWAFNEEVVARAIAESKIPLISAVGHEVDITISDLAADLRAPTPSAAAELVIATKAELSEKLTTQLFRLNRVINLILRESRGEVLALCKGLRDPSSLIDTLYQKNDYLLERLNASITKQTDLRGQKLALLLGRLSAVNPQKLVFTYGALVQSLYLRQGRAATNLMERFKKSVMMKSTALDNLSPLATLARGYSMAFRISDGRLIRDSSQITSGDHIGVQFAHGKAQCIVEQTTSD, encoded by the coding sequence GTGGATCTGTTTACAGGAAAGCGGATTCTTACCGTTACCCAATTTACAAATCTCGTTTCAGGCATTCTTGAGGAGAATTTTGATCATGTCTGGATAGAGGGTGAGGTCTCTAATTTATCCACACCAACATCAGGTCATATCTACTTTACACTGAAAGACGCTAATGCTCAGGTCAGGGCAGTCATATTCAGGGCGTCTGCGCGGATTCTCAAATTCAAAATTACCGATGGCATGCAACTCATCGCTCGTGGGCGGGTTTCAGTCTTTGCCCCCAGGGGTGAATATCAACTTATTACGGAGTATGTGGAACCGAAAGGGATCGGCGCATTACAACTCTCTTTTCTCCAACTAAAAGAACGGTTACATAAAGAGGGATTATTCTCTGAAGCCCGGAAGAAACCAGTCCCCAGGCTTCCGCAACGGGTTGGTATCGTTACCTCCCCCACTGGGGCAGCAATTCACGATATCCTGCACGTCCTAGACAGGCGCTTCAGTAATATTCACCTACTTCTGAATCCAGTACGGGTCCAAGGTGAGGGGGCAGCGGCAGAAATTGCCTCGGCAATCCGCGATTTCAACAGGTACGGCAAAGTCGATGTCATTATCGTTGGCCGCGGAGGCGGTTCAATCGAGGATCTTTGGGCGTTTAATGAAGAGGTCGTTGCCAGGGCAATAGCTGAATCAAAAATCCCATTAATCTCGGCAGTAGGTCACGAAGTGGATATTACCATCTCTGATCTGGCTGCCGATCTTCGAGCTCCCACGCCTTCTGCAGCAGCAGAGCTGGTTATTGCCACAAAAGCAGAATTGTCCGAAAAATTAACGACCCAGCTATTCCGACTCAATAGAGTTATTAATTTGATCCTCAGAGAATCTAGAGGAGAGGTTCTGGCGCTCTGCAAAGGGTTAAGAGATCCTTCATCTTTGATCGACACGCTTTATCAAAAAAACGATTACCTGCTGGAACGGCTTAATGCATCAATAACTAAACAGACTGATCTGCGTGGGCAGAAGCTTGCACTACTTTTGGGCAGGCTTTCCGCAGTGAACCCACAAAAACTTGTTTTTACGTATGGAGCACTGGTGCAATCCCTTTATCTGCGGCAGGGAAGGGCTGCTACCAACCTGATGGAGCGTTTCAAGAAATCCGTGATGATGAAGAGCACAGCTCTTGATAATTTATCTCCCCTGGCAACGTTAGCCAGAGGCTATTCAATGGCTTTTCGCATCTCAGACGGACGGTTGATTCGTGACAGCTCCCAGATCACTTCCGGAGATCATATTGGTGTGCAATTCGCCCATGGTAAAGCTCAATGCATTGTTGAGCAAACCACCTCGGATTAA
- the ctaD gene encoding cytochrome c oxidase subunit I: MQHCDDLAHQKLSFWNDTGKTGISAWVFSTDHKRIGLLYLYSVLSFFLVAVTIGLLLKIELIAPGRTIMGPVTYNALFTVHGVLMIFLFIIPGFPGAFGNLVMPIQIGASDVAFPRLNLFSWWLYLIGAVTIIFSLFTGGGPPDTGWTFYVPFSVKTGTNVSLAVFGVFIVGFSSILTGINFVTTIHRLRADGMQWGRLPLFVWSVYATAWVQILATPVLGITLLLIVAERLLGTGLFDPARGGDPILYQHLFWIYSHPAVYIMILPGMGVISEIFPVFARKPIFGYKMIAFSSLAIAGAGSLVWAHHMFTSGMSDTAILVFSFLTFVVAIPSAIKVFNWVATLYKGSISLEAPMLFALSFILLFSIGGLTGLLQGAAATNIHVHDTQFVVGHFHYVIFGGAGFAFFSAMHYWLPKFYGRTYAEKPAVVAWGLLFVGFNITYFPMILLGLKGMPRRYYDYLPEFTHLNQLSTFGSWILATGLALMLVNLSRGLLKGEPIGRNPWGGATLEWTTQSPPVTENFEQEPVVTHGPYDFNGAGVP; encoded by the coding sequence ATGCAACATTGTGATGATTTGGCTCATCAGAAACTCAGTTTCTGGAATGATACCGGTAAAACAGGAATCTCTGCCTGGGTTTTTTCCACAGACCATAAAAGGATCGGACTCCTCTACCTTTATTCTGTTCTCTCATTTTTTCTGGTAGCAGTCACGATCGGACTCCTCCTGAAGATAGAATTGATCGCGCCTGGCCGGACAATAATGGGGCCAGTGACTTATAACGCCCTTTTTACGGTTCATGGCGTGCTGATGATTTTTCTTTTCATCATTCCCGGTTTTCCCGGGGCTTTCGGCAACCTGGTGATGCCGATTCAGATCGGGGCAAGCGACGTTGCCTTCCCACGCCTCAACCTTTTTTCTTGGTGGCTGTACCTAATAGGCGCGGTCACTATTATTTTTTCTCTGTTCACCGGAGGTGGCCCACCAGATACCGGTTGGACCTTTTATGTGCCGTTTAGTGTCAAAACCGGCACTAATGTCTCTCTTGCCGTGTTCGGCGTCTTTATCGTCGGGTTTTCCTCGATTCTCACCGGAATCAATTTCGTAACGACAATTCACCGCCTGCGAGCAGATGGCATGCAATGGGGGCGATTGCCGCTCTTTGTCTGGTCTGTTTACGCTACCGCCTGGGTACAGATTCTTGCCACGCCGGTCCTCGGGATCACGTTGCTTCTGATCGTCGCGGAACGTCTTCTCGGTACAGGGCTTTTTGATCCGGCACGAGGCGGAGATCCGATACTATACCAGCACCTGTTTTGGATCTATTCCCATCCTGCCGTATATATAATGATTTTGCCAGGTATGGGGGTTATCTCCGAAATCTTTCCGGTTTTTGCCCGCAAGCCGATATTTGGCTACAAGATGATTGCATTTTCAAGTCTGGCAATTGCTGGAGCAGGCTCGCTGGTTTGGGCTCATCACATGTTTACCAGCGGCATGAGCGACACGGCAATACTTGTCTTCTCATTTCTCACCTTTGTCGTTGCCATCCCTTCGGCGATCAAGGTCTTCAACTGGGTAGCAACACTTTACAAAGGATCCATATCTCTTGAAGCGCCCATGCTTTTTGCGCTAAGTTTCATACTATTGTTTTCTATAGGTGGTCTGACAGGCCTTTTGCAAGGAGCCGCAGCTACCAATATTCATGTCCATGACACCCAGTTTGTTGTCGGTCATTTTCACTATGTCATATTTGGCGGCGCTGGCTTTGCGTTTTTCAGTGCCATGCATTACTGGCTTCCCAAGTTCTACGGTCGCACTTATGCCGAAAAACCGGCTGTTGTTGCCTGGGGATTATTGTTTGTCGGTTTCAATATCACCTATTTCCCGATGATACTTCTTGGGTTGAAAGGAATGCCGCGGCGCTATTATGACTATCTTCCTGAATTCACGCATCTGAACCAGTTATCAACCTTTGGCAGTTGGATTCTTGCGACCGGGCTTGCCTTAATGCTGGTCAATCTGAGCCGAGGTCTTCTAAAGGGTGAGCCTATCGGCAGAAATCCTTGGGGTGGGGCCACGCTTGAATGGACCACACAATCGCCGCCGGTGACGGAAAACTTTGAACAGGAACCGGTAGTTACCCATGGTCCGTATGATTTTAATGGGGCAGGAGTTCCATGA
- a CDS encoding ParA family protein has product MQNYPFVITICSEKGGVGKTTLATNLAIFLKALNEELHVSVFSFDNHFTVDRMFALPGHQTTNTVADLLRGVTGGDLLYTGQYGVSYIPSSNELSEMRGSIQGPMALAKMMASSGIPGVVIIDTRPELDILTQNALYAADQVFIPVKDMASLENCKNIFALFDSRGLDKKSLSLIPCLVDSRIKFDGMFRDQRTLLKAYAINRGYRCLDTYISKSPKVDSLNTNPDGKIYPVLTHARGTDVYGQFTMIAKQVLSTIAQTPEPRALQFSRWMKSEEERRNAAYMSRRATIRLNCPVCNRALVDSGRSTPPSHFFENLDGSIRGFFHKECFSGLIMALFNPNGNVTSAKDPFQQLLAKAIVSSTFIFRPVTVGSSSQVEVIVNDKDGRQLIRQLFASGDYADSFMNMREGSLFRLLEDTLGQQTSAQYGTVLVVQPVADQDHEAILKEDDYRKFRKIKQQIAAEIRV; this is encoded by the coding sequence ATGCAAAATTATCCATTCGTGATTACAATATGTTCCGAAAAGGGGGGCGTTGGCAAAACAACGCTTGCCACCAACCTGGCGATCTTCCTGAAAGCACTGAATGAAGAACTCCATGTCTCAGTTTTCTCGTTCGACAACCATTTTACCGTTGACAGGATGTTTGCGCTCCCAGGGCATCAAACGACAAATACCGTGGCAGATCTCCTGAGAGGCGTCACTGGCGGGGATCTGCTTTACACCGGTCAGTATGGTGTCAGTTATATCCCGTCATCCAATGAACTTTCAGAGATGAGAGGGTCCATCCAGGGACCAATGGCCCTAGCCAAAATGATGGCAAGCTCCGGTATCCCGGGAGTTGTCATCATCGACACGCGCCCGGAACTCGACATCCTCACCCAGAATGCTCTTTACGCTGCTGACCAGGTTTTTATCCCGGTCAAAGATATGGCCTCGCTGGAAAACTGTAAAAACATCTTTGCACTGTTTGACAGCCGTGGACTTGATAAAAAGAGTCTGTCGCTGATCCCATGCTTGGTTGATTCCAGAATCAAATTCGACGGCATGTTCCGCGATCAGCGCACCCTGCTCAAGGCTTACGCGATTAATCGCGGTTATCGCTGCTTAGATACGTATATTTCCAAAAGCCCAAAGGTCGACAGCCTCAACACCAATCCTGACGGTAAGATATACCCTGTGTTGACTCATGCCAGGGGCACTGATGTTTACGGCCAGTTCACCATGATCGCGAAACAGGTTCTATCTACTATTGCCCAAACCCCTGAACCGCGCGCTCTTCAATTCAGCAGATGGATGAAATCTGAGGAAGAGCGGCGTAATGCGGCATACATGAGCAGACGAGCAACAATAAGGTTAAATTGCCCGGTTTGCAACAGAGCGTTGGTCGATTCCGGACGTAGCACCCCACCGTCGCATTTCTTTGAAAACCTTGATGGCTCGATACGCGGCTTTTTCCACAAGGAATGCTTTTCAGGCCTGATCATGGCGCTGTTCAATCCCAATGGCAATGTTACCTCAGCAAAAGATCCTTTCCAGCAACTGCTTGCCAAAGCCATAGTCTCATCAACGTTTATTTTTAGGCCGGTAACTGTCGGATCTTCGTCGCAAGTTGAGGTAATCGTAAATGATAAGGATGGCCGGCAACTGATCCGTCAATTGTTTGCATCCGGGGATTACGCTGATAGCTTTATGAACATGCGAGAAGGAAGCCTTTTCAGGCTGCTTGAGGATACTCTAGGCCAGCAGACATCGGCACAATATGGCACGGTATTGGTAGTGCAGCCGGTTGCCGACCAAGATCACGAAGCAATTCTCAAGGAGGATGATTACCGGAAGTTTCGAAAAATCAAGCAGCAGATCGCAGCTGAGATCCGTGTATAG
- a CDS encoding polyprenyl synthetase family protein, with protein sequence MNLKEYIKDRCAIIDTALDRFLPPEDELPASLHSAMRYSIFAGGKRIRPVLLLAACDAVGGDHEAAMPAACAMEMIHTYSLIHDDLPAMDDDDFRRGRPTNHKVYGEAVAILAGDALLTEAFVLLSNPEYLKIDAAKMLAVIREIAFCAGSHGMVGGQVVDMESEGKSDIDLATVQYIHTHKTGALMKAAVKAGAILGGASDEELAALTRYGEAIGLAFQIADDILDIEGTTEEIGKDAGSDQARGKATYPAVIGLTSAKSRATELVEMALTSLEMFNNNADPLREIARYIVARKS encoded by the coding sequence ATGAATCTTAAGGAATACATTAAAGACCGATGCGCTATCATCGACACGGCACTGGATAGATTTCTCCCCCCTGAGGACGAGCTCCCGGCCTCTCTGCATTCAGCCATGCGATACTCGATATTCGCTGGAGGCAAGAGAATTAGGCCTGTTTTATTGCTTGCTGCCTGTGATGCCGTCGGAGGGGACCACGAAGCTGCCATGCCTGCTGCATGCGCAATGGAGATGATTCACACTTATTCACTTATTCACGATGACCTACCGGCAATGGATGACGACGATTTCCGCCGGGGCCGGCCTACCAATCACAAGGTCTATGGCGAGGCGGTAGCTATTCTTGCAGGTGATGCACTTCTTACCGAAGCTTTTGTCTTACTCTCAAACCCTGAATACTTAAAGATTGATGCCGCAAAAATGCTTGCCGTGATTCGTGAAATTGCCTTCTGTGCCGGCTCCCATGGCATGGTTGGTGGGCAGGTTGTTGATATGGAGAGTGAAGGTAAAAGTGACATTGATCTGGCAACGGTTCAATATATTCACACGCACAAGACCGGTGCTTTGATGAAGGCAGCCGTAAAGGCTGGCGCAATCCTGGGAGGAGCTTCTGACGAGGAGCTTGCCGCATTGACCCGCTATGGCGAAGCCATTGGTCTGGCATTTCAGATCGCTGACGACATCCTCGATATCGAAGGAACTACCGAGGAGATCGGCAAAGATGCTGGCAGTGATCAGGCACGAGGTAAAGCGACCTACCCGGCGGTTATCGGCTTGACCTCTGCCAAGAGTAGAGCAACCGAATTGGTCGAGATGGCTTTGACATCTCTGGAGATGTTTAACAACAATGCCGATCCTCTCAGAGAGATCGCACGCTATATCGTTGCGCGGAAATCATGA
- a CDS encoding SCO family protein translates to MPYFTAELKRFWQTVVTVLLFIMPLDAVIVSAHTAEPLSGEVTTSKGISLEERLGYKIPLGLTFRDEYGKSVRLTELITAPSIILPVYYSCSNVCNFLQGGLAKALPDVNFKPGSDYRVLSISFDETETPELALKYKKTYLSSMNKPFPEDGWRFLTGDRDNIIKLTDAAGYHFERKEHEFVHPVVSIVVARDGTIVRYLYGTNFLSKDLSLAILEAREGKIGETVKRIVGYCFSFDPEKKSYVFNLLRVSATAVILTSGGFLAFLVLWGKKRDKGKTG, encoded by the coding sequence ATGCCATATTTCACTGCAGAACTGAAGCGCTTTTGGCAAACGGTTGTGACGGTGTTGTTATTCATAATGCCATTGGATGCCGTCATCGTGTCAGCTCACACTGCAGAACCGCTCTCTGGAGAGGTGACAACTTCCAAAGGAATCAGTCTTGAAGAGCGTCTGGGCTATAAAATCCCCCTTGGACTGACATTTCGGGACGAGTACGGCAAGTCTGTTCGGCTGACGGAATTGATAACAGCACCGTCCATTATTCTCCCTGTGTATTACAGTTGTAGCAATGTGTGTAACTTTCTCCAGGGAGGACTGGCTAAGGCGCTGCCGGATGTTAATTTTAAGCCGGGTTCGGATTATCGCGTCCTCTCGATCAGTTTTGACGAGACCGAAACTCCGGAATTGGCTTTGAAATACAAGAAAACCTACCTGTCGTCGATGAATAAGCCATTTCCTGAAGATGGTTGGCGTTTCCTGACCGGTGACCGTGATAATATCATCAAACTGACAGATGCCGCAGGCTATCATTTTGAGCGGAAAGAGCACGAATTCGTTCATCCTGTGGTATCTATTGTGGTTGCCCGTGATGGCACTATCGTTCGCTATCTGTATGGTACTAATTTCCTCTCCAAGGACCTTTCTCTGGCAATTCTTGAGGCCAGAGAGGGAAAGATCGGCGAGACGGTAAAAAGGATTGTTGGGTACTGTTTCAGTTTTGACCCTGAGAAAAAGAGCTATGTCTTTAACCTTTTGAGAGTTAGCGCTACAGCAGTTATCCTTACATCTGGAGGATTTCTGGCATTTTTAGTCCTGTGGGGTAAAAAACGGGACAAAGGTAAGACGGGGTGA
- a CDS encoding divergent polysaccharide deacetylase family protein, with amino-acid sequence MAVKKNRPNRRKTSTGNRPIITLIVVAVILCAILVLLEWLKSTTSRVLEQKPPIAQEERHKLPARQSYNQIELQPYTSAMPEHKPQHKKKPVSVGTVAIIVDDMGTNLQEAKALMAINVPLTFSLIPGLPKVREVDKLASERGYQVMIHIPMEPKGYPKQRLEENGILLSQTDAEIEKRLGSYFKQVPHAAGANNHMGSRFSEDDQKMRLVLNQLKARSLFFVDSRTTPDSVGLSLARSMEVYAAGRNVFLDNTQDVPAITAQLEQLAALARKKGSAIGICHPHKTTIQALAIHLPRLKKEGIIFVPAGDLVR; translated from the coding sequence ATGGCAGTCAAGAAAAACAGACCAAACCGGCGCAAAACAAGTACAGGCAATCGACCAATCATAACCCTGATTGTGGTGGCAGTTATCCTCTGCGCCATCCTGGTTTTATTGGAGTGGTTGAAAAGCACAACCTCACGGGTTCTTGAGCAAAAGCCCCCGATTGCTCAGGAAGAACGTCATAAACTCCCTGCAAGGCAGTCATACAACCAAATCGAGCTGCAACCTTATACTTCGGCAATGCCGGAGCATAAGCCGCAGCACAAAAAGAAACCGGTATCTGTAGGGACTGTTGCAATTATTGTCGATGATATGGGCACGAATCTGCAAGAGGCAAAGGCCCTGATGGCAATAAACGTCCCGTTAACCTTTTCGCTGATACCGGGATTGCCAAAAGTGAGGGAGGTTGACAAGCTCGCCAGTGAGCGGGGATATCAAGTCATGATCCATATCCCTATGGAACCAAAGGGATACCCAAAACAGCGGCTTGAAGAAAATGGGATTCTGTTGTCGCAAACTGATGCAGAAATCGAGAAGAGGCTTGGTTCTTATTTCAAGCAGGTGCCCCATGCTGCAGGAGCCAATAATCATATGGGGTCAAGGTTTTCCGAAGACGATCAAAAAATGCGGCTGGTGTTAAATCAGCTGAAGGCCCGTTCCTTGTTCTTTGTCGACAGCCGGACAACCCCGGACTCGGTAGGCCTTTCGCTGGCCAGATCTATGGAAGTCTATGCAGCAGGAAGGAATGTCTTTCTGGACAACACCCAGGATGTGCCTGCGATAACTGCACAACTTGAACAACTGGCGGCATTGGCCCGGAAAAAGGGGAGTGCCATAGGGATTTGCCATCCGCATAAGACTACAATTCAAGCACTTGCCATACATCTTCCTCGATTGAAAAAAGAGGGGATAATCTTTGTTCCGGCAGGAGATTTAGTCCGGTAG
- a CDS encoding cytochrome c oxidase subunit 3 family protein produces the protein MIQRDENRYAGAKLGIWLFLFTEILLFGGLFLLYAAYLSQYPHEFASAGHEMQLAFGFANTLVLITSSMLAAMSLTAVQLREQRKALIMLGATIFCAIIFLVNKYFEWSSEINSGFYPNSPRLATGPMGEALYFSLYYLTTGLHGLHVLIGIVLLTLVSVKVSHGTIHAGNYVLLENSALYWHLVDLIWIFIFPLYYLVL, from the coding sequence ATGATTCAACGAGATGAAAATCGCTATGCCGGGGCCAAGCTCGGAATATGGCTCTTTCTGTTTACGGAAATACTTCTTTTCGGAGGGTTGTTTCTGCTTTATGCCGCATATCTTTCCCAGTATCCCCACGAGTTCGCCTCTGCCGGTCACGAGATGCAGTTGGCATTCGGTTTCGCTAACACCCTGGTTCTCATCACCAGCAGCATGCTAGCGGCAATGTCACTTACCGCTGTTCAGTTGAGAGAGCAGCGGAAAGCTCTGATAATGCTCGGGGCTACGATCTTTTGCGCCATAATCTTTCTTGTGAATAAGTACTTTGAATGGAGTTCCGAAATCAACAGCGGCTTTTACCCAAATTCTCCACGGCTCGCTACGGGTCCGATGGGGGAGGCGCTCTATTTCAGTCTTTATTACCTGACAACAGGTCTTCACGGATTGCATGTACTGATAGGTATCGTTTTGCTGACGTTGGTATCTGTGAAGGTCAGCCACGGCACCATTCATGCCGGTAATTATGTTCTGCTGGAAAACTCAGCTCTCTACTGGCACCTGGTGGACTTGATCTGGATATTCATTTTCCCCCTTTATTATCTGGTTCTCTGA
- the cyoE gene encoding heme o synthase, protein MQISSESYGDSSVVVSEMHQCEAMLLLAKPGIVCAETLSAFTAMVMASSQLHSFVLEAYGIICIVLAATGAAMANSVLESNTDRQMVRLKRRCRALEVVGSVKATVIALALISSALIIAATFVNMLTTTLLIAAAATYLLLYTSWLKKSSCWGVAAGAIPGALPPLIGSAAVTGHVSAPSLMLAFLIFVWQLPHFWFLALQHLDDYRQATIPVLPVTHGINLTKALSLLCVVLLTPISLTFYITGYNSVEYAVVACIVGSAFLVICMVDIFRLQVQAQAYHASIAYLAVILVALICDCYVG, encoded by the coding sequence ATGCAGATATCGTCGGAGTCATATGGTGACTCATCAGTCGTTGTCTCTGAGATGCATCAGTGTGAAGCAATGTTGCTACTCGCAAAACCTGGGATTGTTTGCGCGGAGACCCTGTCAGCATTTACTGCAATGGTTATGGCATCTTCCCAGTTGCACTCGTTTGTTCTTGAAGCTTACGGGATCATCTGTATCGTTCTGGCCGCGACCGGTGCAGCCATGGCGAATTCGGTTCTTGAAAGCAATACCGATCGACAGATGGTTCGCCTGAAGCGAAGATGTCGCGCCCTTGAAGTGGTAGGAAGTGTTAAGGCCACAGTTATTGCTCTCGCATTAATCTCATCAGCCCTTATCATCGCTGCAACGTTTGTGAATATGCTGACGACAACGCTGCTGATTGCGGCGGCAGCAACATATTTATTGCTATATACCTCATGGCTTAAAAAGAGTTCCTGCTGGGGAGTGGCCGCAGGTGCAATTCCCGGGGCTTTACCACCTCTCATTGGCTCAGCAGCTGTCACAGGTCACGTTTCAGCCCCCTCTCTCATGCTTGCTTTCTTGATTTTTGTATGGCAACTCCCACACTTCTGGTTTCTAGCATTGCAGCATTTGGATGATTATCGTCAGGCTACTATTCCGGTTCTCCCTGTAACCCATGGTATTAATCTAACAAAAGCATTGAGCTTACTCTGCGTAGTGCTTTTGACCCCTATATCATTGACCTTCTATATCACTGGCTATAACTCAGTTGAGTATGCAGTTGTTGCGTGCATTGTAGGCAGCGCTTTTTTGGTAATCTGCATGGTCGACATATTCCGCTTGCAGGTTCAAGCACAAGCGTATCATGCATCTATTGCCTACCTGGCAGTTATCCTTGTGGCTCTTATTTGTGATTGTTACGTAGGCTAA
- a CDS encoding exodeoxyribonuclease VII small subunit: MAEKFETSLAKLEDVVNRLESGELTLDEALKAFEEGVKHAAICNKKLHEAEKKIEILLKHKDGTFHTEPFNPSE; this comes from the coding sequence ATGGCGGAAAAGTTTGAAACATCCCTTGCTAAGCTGGAAGACGTTGTAAATCGTCTCGAAAGTGGTGAACTTACCCTGGACGAAGCGCTCAAGGCCTTTGAGGAAGGGGTAAAGCACGCCGCCATCTGCAACAAAAAACTGCATGAGGCAGAAAAGAAAATAGAAATATTGCTTAAGCATAAGGACGGCACATTTCACACCGAACCATTCAACCCGTCTGAGTAA